The Misgurnus anguillicaudatus chromosome 21, ASM2758022v2, whole genome shotgun sequence genome includes a window with the following:
- the LOC141352835 gene encoding mucin-2-like: MSMTVIPAHNEQVCSTWGNFHFKTFDGDFFQLPSTCNYILTAMCGSTYEDFNIQIRRHVVQHQPTITSITMMLDGTVVDFTNSSISVDGQLVTLPFSQSGVLIDKSFTYIKITAKFGLVAMWNGHDSFMVELDKKYQHKTCGLCGDFNGIQMYNEFMDNGMIDHLYGSLTQNMNLY, translated from the exons ATGTCCATGACAGTGATCCCCGCTCATAATGAACAGGTCTGTAGCACATGGGGTAACTTTCACTTCAAGACTTTCGATGGAGACTTTTTCCAGCTGCCATCCACGTGTAATTATATCCTCACTGCAATGTGTGGAAGCACCTACGAGGACTTTAACATTCAGATACGCCGACATGTGGTACAACATCAACCAACCATCACTAGCATTACCATGATGTTGGACGGCACCGTGGTGGATTTCACTAACAGCTCCATTAGTGTAGATGGACAGCT GGTCACTTTACCCTTCAGTCAGTCAGGAGTACTGATCGATAAAAGTTTCACCTACATCAAAATCACAGCTAAGTTCGGACTGGTGGCCATGTGGAATGGACACGACTCTTTTATG GTGGAATTGGACAAGAAATACCAACATAAGACCTGTGGTTTATGTGGAGACTTTAATGGCATCCAGATGTACAATGAGTTCATGGATAACGGTATGATAGATCATTTATATGGATCGCTCACTCAAAATATGAACCTTTATTAA